In a genomic window of Amycolatopsis japonica:
- a CDS encoding RNA polymerase sigma factor codes for MTEPRVHRDPAFALLSLYETALPEVYGYLLSRCGDRTLAEELTSETFLGAVRACRKELAPPVSTGWLIGVARHKLADHWRRKEREERGLRLVHEEEYTDPWDERLDALLAREVLASLGAHHQAALTLRYVDGLPVPEVAEHLERTVHATEALLVRARAAFRRAYQEKEGRDA; via the coding sequence GTGACGGAACCACGGGTGCATCGGGACCCGGCCTTCGCGCTGCTTTCGCTGTACGAGACGGCGTTGCCGGAGGTCTACGGGTACCTGCTGTCCCGGTGCGGTGATCGCACCCTCGCCGAGGAACTGACGTCGGAGACGTTCCTCGGCGCGGTGAGGGCCTGTCGCAAGGAGCTCGCACCGCCGGTGAGCACCGGGTGGCTGATCGGCGTCGCCCGGCACAAACTCGCCGATCACTGGCGGCGCAAGGAACGCGAGGAACGCGGGCTGCGGCTCGTCCACGAAGAGGAGTACACCGATCCGTGGGACGAACGGCTGGACGCGCTGCTGGCACGCGAGGTGCTCGCGTCGCTCGGGGCGCATCACCAAGCCGCGTTGACGCTTCGCTACGTCGACGGCCTCCCGGTCCCGGAGGTCGCCGAGCATCTCGAACGCACGGTGCACGCCACGGAGGCGTTGCTCGTGCGGGCCCGTGCCGCGTTCCGGCGTGCTTACCAGGAGAAGGAGGGTCGCGATGCCTGA
- a CDS encoding MFS transporter, with the protein MTSTQVPATPARVTAGPALTSAGLVTVLLGAALPLIDFFIVNIALPAIGSDLRTSSATLELVVAAYGIAYAVLLVVGGRLGDAFGRRKLFLIGLTAFTFTSLLCGIAPTALTLVLARAAQGAAAALMLPQVLSIIQAATTGERRSKALGLYGATAGLSMVLGQFLGGALVAADLWGTGWRPIFLVNVPVGIVGLVVARRLIPESRSRNPIGIDRPGTVFLAIALVSLLLPLAEGPVLDWPLWTIALLVVFPFAAAGFVHVERRMERRGGVPLLPPSVMRMPSVRQGLLVGVPFFIGFSAFMFVFAVTLQDGLHLGPFGSGLVTAPLSLAFFAMCLVSSRLVTRFGQRVVAAGLSVQLLGLLVLIGTVLLEWPNLGVLDFAPGMLLCGLGQGLAMTTVFRIVLSKVSPEIAGVGSGMLTTSQQAAMALGVATLGTLFASAGAGPLGMKGAFALVIGIQAVLTVGVITVARRLPDPRL; encoded by the coding sequence ATGACTTCGACGCAAGTTCCGGCGACGCCCGCGCGCGTCACCGCCGGCCCGGCCCTGACTTCGGCGGGCCTGGTCACCGTGCTGCTGGGGGCGGCACTTCCGCTCATCGACTTCTTCATCGTCAACATCGCCCTGCCCGCGATCGGTTCGGACCTCCGCACGTCGTCGGCCACCTTGGAACTGGTGGTCGCGGCCTACGGGATCGCCTACGCCGTCCTGCTCGTCGTCGGCGGACGGCTCGGCGACGCCTTCGGCCGCCGCAAGCTGTTCCTGATCGGGCTGACCGCGTTCACGTTCACCTCTCTGCTCTGCGGAATCGCGCCGACGGCGTTGACGCTGGTGCTGGCACGGGCCGCGCAGGGGGCGGCCGCCGCGCTGATGCTGCCGCAGGTGCTGTCGATCATCCAGGCGGCGACCACCGGCGAACGCCGCTCCAAGGCTCTCGGTCTCTACGGCGCGACAGCAGGGCTTTCGATGGTGCTGGGCCAGTTCCTCGGCGGAGCGCTGGTCGCCGCCGATCTCTGGGGTACCGGCTGGCGGCCGATCTTCCTGGTCAACGTGCCCGTCGGCATCGTCGGTCTGGTGGTCGCGCGGCGGCTGATCCCGGAGAGCCGTTCGCGGAACCCGATCGGCATCGACCGCCCCGGCACGGTCTTCCTGGCGATCGCGCTGGTGTCGCTGCTGCTCCCGCTGGCGGAAGGACCGGTGCTGGACTGGCCACTGTGGACGATCGCGTTGCTCGTCGTGTTCCCGTTCGCCGCGGCCGGATTCGTCCACGTCGAGCGCCGGATGGAACGCCGGGGCGGTGTCCCGCTGCTGCCGCCGTCGGTGATGCGGATGCCGAGTGTGCGCCAAGGCCTGCTGGTCGGGGTGCCGTTCTTCATCGGATTCAGCGCGTTCATGTTCGTGTTCGCGGTGACGCTGCAGGACGGCCTGCACCTGGGGCCGTTCGGTTCCGGCCTGGTGACGGCGCCGCTTTCGCTCGCGTTCTTCGCGATGTGCCTGGTCAGCAGCCGCCTGGTGACCCGGTTCGGGCAGCGGGTCGTGGCCGCCGGTCTCTCGGTGCAACTGCTCGGGCTGCTGGTGCTGATCGGGACCGTGCTGCTGGAATGGCCGAACCTGGGCGTGCTCGATTTCGCGCCGGGGATGCTGCTGTGCGGCCTCGGCCAGGGACTGGCGATGACGACGGTGTTCCGGATCGTGTTGTCGAAGGTGTCGCCGGAGATCGCCGGCGTCGGCAGCGGGATGCTCACGACGTCGCAGCAGGCCGCGATGGCGCTGGGCGTCGCGACACTGGGGACGTTGTTCGCGTCCGCCGGTGCCGGGCCACTCGGGATGAAGGGCGCGTTCGCGCTGGTCATCGGCATCCAGGCGGTGCTGACGGTCGGCGTGATCACGGTGGCGCGGCGGCTGCCGGACCCGCGGCTCTGA
- a CDS encoding helix-turn-helix transcriptional regulator — protein sequence MTVDSRVAEVRRHELAAFLRSRRERITPDQVGLPISGRRRTPGLRREEVAQLAGVGVTWYTWLEQGRDINASEQVLDAISRTLRLDPHEHTHLFTLAGAPEPPLEKDCKLLSQNIHRMMNKLEPFPVCVRNARCDILAYNRAYDWLMGGLDDIPFEERNTLIQCLTNPEWRRRLPDWELNLPRVVAGFRAAMAEHLAEPAWKNLVKRLRQESELFERMWKEHDVSTERIVLKRYLHPDVGLLRFEFSYLYLGRRSEISLATLTPADEETAAKLPSSF from the coding sequence ATGACCGTCGATTCGCGAGTGGCCGAAGTGCGGCGGCACGAGCTGGCCGCGTTCCTGCGCAGCCGCCGCGAGCGCATCACGCCTGATCAAGTCGGCTTGCCGATCAGCGGCAGGCGCCGCACGCCGGGGCTGCGGCGCGAGGAGGTCGCGCAGCTGGCCGGGGTCGGGGTCACCTGGTACACGTGGCTCGAACAGGGCCGCGACATCAACGCGTCCGAGCAGGTGCTGGACGCGATCTCCCGCACCCTGCGGCTCGACCCGCACGAGCACACGCATCTGTTCACCCTCGCCGGCGCGCCGGAACCGCCGCTGGAGAAGGACTGCAAGCTCCTCAGCCAGAACATCCACCGGATGATGAACAAGCTGGAGCCGTTCCCGGTCTGCGTGCGCAACGCGCGGTGCGACATCCTCGCGTACAACCGCGCCTACGACTGGCTGATGGGCGGCCTCGACGACATCCCGTTCGAGGAGCGCAACACGCTCATCCAGTGCCTGACCAATCCCGAGTGGCGCCGCAGGCTCCCGGACTGGGAGCTCAACCTGCCCCGGGTGGTCGCCGGTTTCCGCGCCGCGATGGCCGAGCACCTCGCCGAACCGGCGTGGAAGAACCTGGTCAAACGCCTGCGGCAGGAGTCCGAGCTGTTCGAGCGGATGTGGAAGGAACACGACGTCTCCACCGAACGGATCGTGCTCAAGCGATACCTGCATCCGGACGTCGGCCTGCTGCGGTTCGAATTCTCGTACCTGTACCTCGGGCGGCGTTCCGAGATCTCCCTGGCGACGCTGACCCCGGCGGACGAAGAGACCGCGGCGAAACTGCCCAGCTCCTTCTGA
- a CDS encoding helix-turn-helix domain-containing protein produces the protein MTSTIEQHTVLPPSATEPDARRELRRLDEFMIATSPAHQAKLVGPDGSEVALPEQVYDVLRDVVKAMSQGFAINVAPLNAVLTTQQAADMLNVSRPTLVKLLESGEIPFEKPGRHRRVLLSDLLDYRARSRAERQGILDELTASASRDGSDDIVDGFVQTR, from the coding sequence ATGACATCGACGATCGAACAGCACACCGTTCTGCCGCCATCCGCCACCGAACCGGACGCCCGCCGGGAGCTCCGGCGGCTCGACGAGTTCATGATCGCGACCTCGCCCGCACATCAGGCGAAATTGGTGGGCCCGGACGGCAGCGAGGTGGCACTTCCCGAGCAGGTCTACGACGTGCTTCGGGACGTCGTGAAGGCGATGTCCCAGGGCTTCGCCATCAACGTCGCGCCGTTGAACGCCGTCCTGACCACCCAGCAGGCGGCTGACATGCTCAACGTCTCCCGGCCGACGCTGGTCAAGCTTCTGGAATCCGGTGAGATCCCGTTCGAGAAACCGGGACGTCACCGGCGGGTTCTTCTCAGCGACTTGCTCGACTACCGGGCGCGTTCCCGTGCGGAACGGCAAGGAATACTCGATGAGCTGACAGCTTCGGCGAGCCGGGACGGCAGCGATGACATCGTCGACGGGTTCGTCCAGACTCGCTAG
- a CDS encoding sensor histidine kinase: protein MLLKERYPWSPWVGRVLRVVLPLGFVLGATSGASRWQPGAPQLTSTGVLWLVAIAVPLLIVHRFPMTIFLLTSALTLGYYTSGNPGGPAIVLPTIALFLLTKIRGPVVAGSTGGALLAVAGVALFVRHGFAGFDLRTGLGLVWVIAVVGVGTAVRNGMAAARARREQADEHRHRMAEQERLTIAREVHDVVAHSLAMINVQAGVAAHVADRRPEQAKEALLNIKEASASALKDLRATLAVLRSGEDKAPAPSLAQADELFEHARAAGLEVRVDGEPGELPAPVDGAAYRILQESLTNVVRHANQARGVDVRFERKTGALTLLVRDDGRGAVEPAPGHGLRGMSERAAALGGALTTSVVNGGFQVRVDLPIKGEE from the coding sequence GTGCTGCTGAAGGAACGGTATCCGTGGAGTCCCTGGGTGGGCCGCGTGCTGCGCGTGGTGCTGCCGCTGGGGTTCGTCCTCGGCGCCACGAGCGGCGCCTCGCGCTGGCAGCCGGGCGCGCCGCAGCTGACCTCGACCGGGGTGCTGTGGCTGGTCGCCATCGCGGTGCCGCTGCTGATCGTGCACCGCTTCCCGATGACGATCTTCCTGCTCACGTCCGCGCTGACGCTCGGCTATTACACGTCCGGCAACCCGGGCGGTCCGGCGATCGTGCTGCCGACCATCGCGCTCTTCCTGCTCACCAAGATCCGCGGGCCGGTCGTCGCCGGGTCCACCGGCGGAGCGCTGCTGGCGGTGGCGGGGGTCGCGTTGTTCGTCCGGCACGGGTTCGCCGGCTTCGACCTGCGGACCGGGCTGGGCCTGGTCTGGGTGATCGCGGTCGTCGGGGTCGGGACGGCGGTGCGCAACGGGATGGCCGCCGCGCGGGCCCGCCGCGAACAGGCCGACGAGCATCGGCACCGGATGGCCGAGCAGGAGCGGCTCACCATCGCCCGCGAGGTGCACGACGTCGTCGCGCACAGCCTCGCGATGATCAACGTCCAGGCCGGGGTCGCCGCGCACGTCGCCGACAGACGTCCTGAGCAGGCGAAAGAGGCGTTGCTGAATATCAAGGAAGCGAGCGCTTCGGCGCTGAAGGACCTTCGCGCGACGTTGGCCGTGCTGCGGTCCGGGGAGGACAAGGCGCCCGCGCCGAGCCTCGCCCAGGCCGACGAGTTGTTCGAGCACGCCCGCGCCGCCGGGCTGGAGGTCCGCGTCGACGGCGAGCCGGGGGAGCTGCCCGCCCCGGTCGACGGCGCCGCGTACCGGATCCTGCAGGAATCGCTGACGAACGTGGTCCGCCACGCGAACCAGGCGCGGGGTGTCGACGTCAGGTTCGAGCGGAAAACCGGTGCGCTGACGCTGCTCGTCCGCGACGATGGCCGTGGCGCCGTCGAACCCGCGCCCGGGCACGGGCTGCGCGGGATGTCCGAACGGGCGGCCGCGCTGGGCGGCGCGCTCACGACGTCGGTGGTGAACGGCGGCTTCCAGGTCCGCGTGGACCTGCCCATCAAGGGGGAAGAATGA
- a CDS encoding response regulator, protein MTIRVVLADDQVLVRAGFRVLLETEDGFEVCAEAGDGEQAVAAAVEHRPDIVVMDVRMPGIDGLEATRRITANPELAGVKVLVLTTFDVDEYVYEALRAGASGFLLKDTDPVELLRALKVVAAGEALLAPTVTRRLIAEFVDRPENRRIDVSAVREITDREREVLGLVAGGMSNDEIAAHLVISTATARTHVSRIMTKIGARDRAQLVVLAYESGLVSPRRG, encoded by the coding sequence ATGACGATCCGGGTGGTTCTCGCCGACGACCAGGTGCTGGTCCGCGCAGGTTTCCGGGTGCTGCTGGAGACCGAAGACGGCTTCGAGGTCTGTGCCGAGGCGGGGGACGGCGAGCAGGCGGTCGCGGCCGCCGTCGAGCACCGGCCGGACATCGTCGTGATGGACGTCCGCATGCCGGGCATCGACGGGCTCGAAGCGACGCGGCGGATCACCGCGAATCCCGAACTGGCTGGGGTGAAGGTCCTGGTCCTGACCACTTTCGACGTCGACGAGTACGTCTACGAGGCGTTGCGCGCCGGTGCGAGCGGGTTCCTGCTGAAGGACACCGATCCGGTGGAGCTGCTGCGGGCGCTGAAGGTGGTGGCCGCGGGCGAGGCGCTGCTGGCGCCGACCGTGACCCGGCGACTGATCGCGGAGTTCGTCGACCGCCCGGAGAACCGCCGCATCGACGTGAGCGCCGTCCGCGAGATCACCGACCGCGAACGCGAGGTCCTCGGCCTGGTCGCCGGCGGCATGTCGAACGACGAGATCGCGGCGCATCTGGTGATCTCGACGGCCACCGCGCGTACGCACGTCAGCCGCATCATGACCAAGATCGGGGCGCGCGACCGGGCGCAGCTGGTGGTGCTCGCCTACGAATCGGGGCTGGTCAGCCCTCGCCGGGGTTGA
- a CDS encoding Crp/Fnr family transcriptional regulator, whose amino-acid sequence MGGDFLAAVTERQRRRLLDLGKHVDHAAGTILLHQGDPAPPVLIPRSGYVKALRAAQGGSPPMIVDLLGAGDVLGVEDCLAGRPSHLSYIATKPVRVLEIPRIAFHALLDDDPGMTALITADLAVRLRLRNVALGFATAKVRSRLTAFLTRMQALYGIPGEDGVVIDVGLNHTDIASAIGASPASVNAEMAKLKNEGFLSTGYKTIHLKKRSRIAVG is encoded by the coding sequence ATGGGCGGGGACTTCCTGGCCGCGGTCACCGAACGGCAGCGCCGTCGGCTGCTCGACCTCGGCAAACACGTCGATCACGCGGCGGGCACGATCCTGCTCCACCAGGGCGACCCGGCGCCCCCGGTGCTGATCCCGCGCTCCGGCTACGTGAAGGCGCTGCGTGCGGCCCAGGGCGGTTCGCCGCCGATGATCGTGGACCTGCTCGGTGCCGGCGACGTGCTCGGCGTCGAGGACTGCCTGGCCGGACGGCCGAGCCACCTTTCGTACATCGCCACGAAACCGGTTCGCGTGCTGGAGATCCCGAGGATCGCGTTCCACGCCCTGCTCGACGACGATCCCGGGATGACGGCCCTGATCACCGCGGACCTGGCCGTCCGGCTGCGCCTGCGGAACGTCGCACTGGGGTTCGCGACGGCCAAGGTCCGGAGCAGGCTGACCGCGTTCCTGACCAGGATGCAGGCGCTCTACGGCATTCCCGGTGAGGACGGCGTCGTGATCGACGTGGGGCTGAACCACACGGACATCGCCTCGGCGATCGGCGCTTCACCCGCGTCGGTCAACGCCGAAATGGCGAAGCTGAAGAACGAAGGATTCTTGAGCACCGGATACAAGACGATCCACTTGAAGAAACGTTCGCGGATCGCGGTGGGGTGA
- a CDS encoding glycosyltransferase family protein, whose translation MTELCFVSAEGGSAFMEELLEVVADAVRTAGGKARTAIGAYPESDGDTVYVVVPHEYFVTVPDADFPTAAQCRRTIGFCVEHPGTATFERNAELLSILGGAVDINTDSTAELRRRGITVEHFQLGYTPLWDLWGGDLDAPRDLDVTYLGTAERRRSMLLGSYARDLAGLRTRLLTPPHEPMTAARVDFLPGKAKFEHLARSRFLLNLHRERKQTLEWVRTLEAMTNGCVVVSETSVDVEPMVPGEHLVLARPESLGSVVAALAGEPERERHLRSAAYGFVKSLDMTASARRLIELASSLGSAPAADIAPARARATSLRNPENALAIDTPSFDARFAGDRSAAGPASASGTALSARIAQRAAGARRVASRTWEPAATSMAGTADVDVLIVRRTGEADPDDLANDLITGSVTPRKVLVGEDGVHPWPRPRPYDVLLHEAPLGRGLTRNSLLERSTASWLLVLDGGMRASEFLLERLLAVSEGADVVHCPVADPVDGLVGALPPEERRLRTLPYLGSGYLVRRSLVDEFGGWNTEVLFEGLEDHLFWRRVAASARPTTLVQQILLRRLRPDPDSRPMDLDPHRVWAAVGAL comes from the coding sequence GTGACCGAACTCTGCTTCGTGTCCGCCGAGGGCGGTTCCGCCTTCATGGAGGAGCTCTTGGAGGTGGTCGCCGACGCCGTGCGCACGGCGGGCGGCAAGGCGAGGACCGCGATCGGCGCGTACCCCGAGTCCGACGGCGACACGGTGTACGTCGTCGTCCCCCACGAGTACTTCGTGACCGTCCCGGACGCCGACTTCCCGACCGCCGCGCAGTGCCGCCGCACCATCGGGTTCTGCGTGGAGCACCCCGGGACGGCGACCTTCGAGCGCAACGCGGAACTGCTGTCCATCCTGGGCGGCGCCGTCGACATCAACACCGATTCGACCGCCGAACTGCGGCGGCGCGGGATCACCGTCGAGCATTTCCAGCTCGGCTACACCCCGCTGTGGGATCTGTGGGGCGGAGACCTCGACGCTCCGCGCGACCTCGACGTCACCTACCTCGGCACGGCCGAACGGCGTCGGTCGATGCTGCTCGGCTCGTACGCGCGGGACCTCGCCGGCCTGCGGACGCGGCTGCTGACCCCGCCGCACGAGCCGATGACCGCCGCCCGCGTCGACTTTCTGCCCGGCAAGGCGAAATTCGAGCATCTCGCGCGGTCGCGGTTCCTGCTGAACCTGCACCGCGAGCGGAAGCAGACCCTGGAGTGGGTGCGCACGCTCGAAGCGATGACCAACGGCTGCGTGGTGGTCAGCGAGACGTCCGTCGACGTCGAACCGATGGTCCCCGGCGAGCACCTGGTCCTGGCGCGGCCGGAGTCGCTGGGCTCGGTCGTCGCCGCGCTCGCCGGCGAGCCGGAACGGGAGCGGCACCTGCGTTCGGCCGCCTATGGCTTCGTGAAGTCGCTGGACATGACGGCGTCCGCGCGGCGGCTGATCGAGCTGGCGTCCTCGCTGGGTTCGGCGCCCGCCGCGGACATCGCCCCGGCGCGGGCGCGGGCGACGAGCCTGCGGAATCCGGAAAACGCGCTGGCGATCGACACCCCGTCGTTCGACGCGCGGTTCGCGGGCGACCGGTCCGCCGCCGGACCTGCCTCGGCAAGCGGGACGGCGCTGTCGGCCCGGATCGCGCAGCGCGCGGCGGGGGCCCGGCGGGTCGCCTCGCGAACCTGGGAGCCTGCGGCGACGTCGATGGCAGGCACCGCCGACGTCGACGTGCTGATCGTGCGGCGGACCGGCGAAGCCGACCCGGACGATCTCGCGAACGACCTGATCACGGGTAGCGTGACCCCGCGGAAGGTGCTGGTCGGCGAGGACGGCGTGCACCCGTGGCCGCGGCCGCGCCCGTACGACGTCCTGCTGCACGAGGCCCCGCTCGGCCGCGGGCTCACCCGGAACTCGCTGCTGGAACGTTCGACGGCGTCGTGGCTGCTGGTGCTCGACGGCGGGATGCGGGCTTCGGAGTTCCTGCTGGAGCGGCTGCTGGCCGTTTCGGAGGGCGCCGACGTCGTGCACTGCCCGGTCGCGGATCCGGTGGACGGCCTGGTCGGCGCCCTGCCGCCGGAGGAACGGCGCCTGCGGACGCTGCCGTATCTCGGCAGCGGCTATCTGGTCCGGCGGTCGCTGGTCGACGAGTTCGGCGGGTGGAACACCGAGGTCCTGTTCGAAGGCCTCGAGGATCACCTGTTCTGGCGGCGGGTGGCCGCGTCGGCCCGGCCGACGACGCTGGTGCAGCAGATCCTGCTGCGGCGGCTGCGCCCGGATCCGGACTCGCGGCCGATGGACCTCGACCCGCATCGGGTGTGGGCGGCCGTGGGCGCTCTGTAG
- a CDS encoding glycosyltransferase family 4 protein — MTSLHTAGILTPDRPVGHLFELRGWTTGISRIDEMSVTIADVKADLSPESCPGAPEGTFGWRAVPASAVPAGTQEIVVAGPDERVLNRATVHVGTLPGEEPLWLGELKTPKQDKVAEGRVVHVTGWALLQGRAPSLIEIMVEGGGTVRARTRLPCKDVPEEFPGFDDAAVSGFEARVPVDLPYGGERTLSLRVRYRTDGVGEVVSAKRTFTLRNPAADLDDAERADELAEDTARAMARVNIPTDPKHVLVFTHSLSVGGGQLWLQELLSRMVTDHGWQVSLVSETDGPLRADCRELGIPVHVTTHYRSQTVPAYEGHVAELARFAKCSGAGVALVNTLGGFVGADAAKRAGMPTAWVIHESFSLPAFAYQNWGPAKPPAAVWQRWESTLAEVDKLLFVADATREMFLPYSKPERCRTVRYGTPMHKFGGRTRSETRQQARDMLGYSPDDIVLVNIGIAESRKGQAPLISAMERIHRIHPEAKLSIVGLHPSPYGLAMEESVERAGLERSVSLVPIQPDPLRWLQAADIFVNNSDIESLPRSILEAVSCGVPVAATDVFGAREMIVDGETGWLFETNDVDALTAALLRALGTSATRRREMAKAAHKKLLPWLDPAGYAREYSEILTELSGGVHV; from the coding sequence ATGACGAGCCTGCATACCGCCGGCATTCTGACCCCGGACCGGCCTGTCGGGCATCTGTTCGAGCTCCGGGGCTGGACGACCGGGATCAGCCGGATCGACGAGATGTCCGTGACCATCGCGGACGTCAAGGCGGACCTGTCCCCCGAGTCGTGCCCAGGCGCGCCCGAAGGCACTTTCGGCTGGCGTGCGGTCCCGGCCTCCGCGGTCCCCGCGGGCACTCAGGAAATCGTCGTCGCCGGCCCGGACGAGCGCGTGCTGAACCGGGCGACCGTCCACGTCGGAACACTGCCGGGTGAAGAACCGCTCTGGCTGGGCGAACTCAAGACTCCGAAGCAGGACAAGGTCGCCGAAGGGCGAGTCGTCCATGTGACGGGTTGGGCCTTGTTGCAAGGGCGGGCGCCCAGCTTGATCGAGATCATGGTCGAAGGCGGCGGCACGGTCAGGGCGCGCACCCGTCTGCCGTGCAAGGACGTTCCCGAGGAATTCCCCGGTTTCGACGACGCCGCGGTGAGCGGATTCGAGGCGCGGGTGCCCGTCGACCTCCCGTACGGCGGAGAGCGGACGCTGTCGCTTCGCGTCCGATACCGCACCGATGGCGTCGGCGAGGTCGTATCGGCGAAGCGCACCTTCACGCTTCGCAACCCTGCCGCGGATCTGGACGACGCCGAACGCGCCGACGAGCTGGCCGAGGACACCGCCCGCGCGATGGCGCGGGTGAACATCCCGACCGACCCGAAGCACGTGCTGGTGTTCACGCACAGCCTCAGCGTCGGCGGCGGGCAGCTGTGGCTGCAGGAACTGCTGAGCCGGATGGTGACCGACCACGGTTGGCAGGTCAGCCTGGTCAGCGAGACCGACGGCCCGCTGCGCGCGGACTGCCGCGAACTCGGCATCCCCGTGCACGTCACGACGCACTACCGGAGCCAGACGGTGCCCGCGTACGAAGGGCATGTCGCCGAGCTGGCGCGCTTCGCGAAGTGCTCCGGAGCGGGCGTCGCGCTCGTCAACACTCTCGGCGGCTTCGTCGGCGCCGACGCGGCGAAGCGCGCCGGGATGCCGACGGCGTGGGTCATCCACGAGAGCTTCTCGCTGCCCGCGTTCGCCTACCAGAACTGGGGCCCGGCGAAACCGCCCGCCGCGGTCTGGCAGCGCTGGGAAAGCACCCTCGCCGAGGTCGACAAGCTGCTGTTCGTCGCGGACGCCACACGCGAGATGTTCCTGCCGTACAGCAAGCCGGAACGCTGCCGGACCGTCCGCTACGGCACGCCGATGCACAAGTTCGGCGGCAGGACGCGGTCGGAGACGCGGCAGCAGGCGCGCGACATGCTCGGCTACTCGCCGGACGACATCGTGCTGGTCAACATCGGCATCGCGGAATCCCGCAAGGGGCAGGCGCCGCTGATCTCGGCGATGGAGCGGATCCACAGGATCCACCCCGAGGCGAAGCTGTCCATCGTCGGCCTGCACCCGTCGCCGTACGGGCTGGCGATGGAGGAATCGGTCGAACGCGCGGGCCTGGAGAGATCCGTCAGCCTGGTGCCGATCCAGCCGGATCCGCTGCGCTGGCTGCAGGCCGCCGACATCTTCGTGAACAACTCCGACATCGAGTCGCTGCCGCGCTCGATCCTCGAAGCCGTGTCCTGTGGCGTCCCGGTCGCGGCGACCGACGTGTTCGGCGCGCGGGAGATGATCGTCGACGGCGAGACGGGCTGGCTGTTCGAGACCAACGACGTCGACGCGCTGACCGCGGCGTTGCTGCGCGCGCTGGGCACGTCGGCCACGCGCCGCCGCGAGATGGCCAAGGCCGCGCACAAGAAGCTGCTGCCGTGGCTCGACCCGGCGGGCTACGCGCGCGAGTACTCCGAAATCCTGACCGAACTGAGTGGGGGCGTTCATGTCTGA
- a CDS encoding methyltransferase, producing MSAATARLLTTLLSLTEDTGSLSDELHFAGQGAAERVQLDHGAANVLRALVLPKAAKVLEVGAGFGALTRYLGEVSATVHAVEADPVRAAAVRFRTHELGTVSVHDRPPSDGYDLVVVQQPYATRGLLESVRERLSPMGAVVVLTSSRAVAGTLATAGLEVQRELLCSPGHEVARAVRSERIDTELPRLSAAITGGPANGLALLCGPGAAALWPAFRLATYFNTAERAAFACTRADVVRTGEGAEVRRVPLVPSSPVAGISVGPCTDKVYDAPTMVEVLLDEPERVAELLTGWRDLVRAEAARGVEALWDLVPHNVLVDGAVLRPIDLEWRHAGAGVPEVIERGVLVLADKLTDAGWSAAADDGSMRDLAGWLGVLIGLHPSFVDGALEREVAFSTIGSCGAAHGTDEVRAAIAGIWRTRLARTVHEYRSTKVGAAVAANEDEVAKR from the coding sequence ATGTCCGCGGCGACGGCACGGTTGCTCACCACCTTGCTCTCCCTGACCGAGGACACCGGTTCGCTGTCCGACGAGCTGCACTTCGCCGGTCAGGGCGCCGCCGAGAGGGTCCAGCTCGACCATGGCGCCGCGAACGTCCTCCGGGCGCTCGTGCTGCCGAAGGCGGCGAAGGTCCTGGAGGTCGGCGCCGGTTTCGGTGCTCTCACCAGGTATCTGGGCGAGGTCTCGGCGACGGTGCACGCCGTCGAGGCCGACCCGGTCCGTGCCGCCGCGGTGCGGTTCCGCACCCACGAACTCGGCACGGTCTCGGTGCACGACCGGCCGCCGTCCGACGGCTACGACCTCGTCGTCGTCCAGCAGCCGTACGCGACACGGGGTCTGTTGGAGTCGGTTCGCGAGCGGTTGTCGCCGATGGGCGCCGTCGTGGTGCTGACGTCTTCGCGCGCTGTCGCCGGGACGTTGGCGACGGCTGGCCTCGAAGTCCAGCGTGAGTTGCTCTGTTCCCCCGGTCACGAGGTCGCCCGCGCGGTACGGAGCGAGCGGATCGACACCGAACTGCCCCGGCTGTCCGCGGCGATCACCGGTGGTCCCGCGAACGGCCTCGCCCTGCTCTGTGGCCCCGGCGCCGCCGCGCTCTGGCCGGCCTTCCGGCTCGCGACCTACTTCAACACCGCCGAGCGCGCCGCGTTCGCGTGTACGCGCGCCGACGTAGTGCGCACCGGTGAAGGTGCCGAAGTCCGCCGCGTGCCGCTGGTGCCGTCCTCGCCGGTGGCCGGGATCTCGGTCGGACCGTGCACGGACAAGGTCTACGACGCCCCGACGATGGTCGAAGTCCTGCTCGACGAACCGGAGCGGGTCGCGGAGCTGCTCACCGGCTGGCGGGATCTCGTCCGCGCGGAGGCGGCTCGCGGGGTCGAGGCGCTGTGGGATCTGGTGCCGCACAACGTCCTCGTCGACGGTGCGGTGCTGCGCCCGATCGATCTCGAATGGCGGCACGCGGGCGCCGGAGTGCCCGAAGTGATCGAGCGCGGGGTGCTGGTGCTGGCCGACAAGCTCACCGACGCGGGCTGGTCCGCGGCGGCGGACGACGGCTCGATGCGCGATCTGGCGGGCTGGCTCGGCGTGCTGATCGGCCTCCATCCCTCCTTTGTGGACGGTGCGCTGGAGCGTGAAGTGGCCTTCTCCACGATCGGCTCGTGCGGCGCCGCGCACGGCACCGACGAGGTACGCGCGGCCATCGCCGGGATTTGGCGAACACGCCTGGCGCGGACCGTCCACGAGTACCGTTCCACGAAGGTCGGCGCCGCTGTGGCGGCGAACGAAGACGAGGTAGCGAAGCGATGA